A single window of Mycobacterium sp. ITM-2016-00318 DNA harbors:
- a CDS encoding NAD(P)-dependent oxidoreductase — MLDGQKVLITGATGKIAFPIARALAQRNEVWGAARLRNPEDRGKLEAAGIIPLTLDMADPDFSTVPDDFGYVFHAAVDTGTDDWTRCVKTNAHNSGALLHHCRTACGFVFCSTGSVYGYQGHRPLRETDPPGVPLRPNYSFSKIAAESVCTWVADRYGIPLTIIRICSTYGPEGGAPADRLEMMLAGKPIRLHPDKPNNYNPIYEDDYVRLGVRAMEVAANPPVTVNWAGSETVSIEDYCTYLGELVGVEPVFDYTPDAHTPLWPDVTRMHEILGRTEVPWREGMRRMVAARHPEIELSGGPN; from the coding sequence GTGCTCGACGGACAGAAGGTGCTGATCACCGGCGCAACCGGCAAGATCGCCTTTCCGATCGCACGCGCACTCGCGCAGCGCAACGAGGTATGGGGCGCGGCGCGGCTGCGAAACCCCGAAGATCGGGGCAAGCTCGAGGCGGCCGGCATCATCCCGCTCACGCTCGACATGGCCGACCCCGACTTCTCGACGGTGCCCGACGATTTCGGCTACGTATTCCATGCGGCGGTCGACACCGGCACCGACGACTGGACGCGGTGCGTCAAGACGAACGCACACAACTCCGGCGCGCTGCTTCACCATTGCCGCACCGCGTGCGGCTTCGTGTTCTGCTCGACCGGATCGGTCTACGGCTACCAGGGGCACCGCCCGCTGCGCGAAACCGACCCACCCGGCGTGCCGCTGCGGCCCAACTACAGCTTCAGCAAGATCGCCGCGGAGTCGGTCTGCACGTGGGTCGCCGACCGCTACGGAATTCCATTGACGATCATCCGGATCTGTAGCACCTACGGGCCCGAGGGCGGAGCGCCCGCCGACCGGCTGGAGATGATGTTGGCAGGCAAGCCTATTCGGCTCCACCCCGACAAGCCCAACAACTACAACCCGATCTACGAAGACGACTACGTCCGGCTCGGCGTCCGCGCGATGGAGGTCGCCGCCAATCCGCCGGTCACCGTCAACTGGGCGGGCAGCGAGACGGTCAGCATAGAGGACTACTGCACGTATCTCGGCGAACTCGTCGGCGTCGAGCCGGTCTTCGACTACACCCCCGACGCGCACACCCCGTTGTGGCCTGACGTGACCCGCATGCACGAAATTCTCGGGCGGACCGAAGTGCCGTGGCGGGAGGGCATGCGACGCATGGTGGCCGCGCGCCATCCCGAGATCGAGCTGTCCGGAGGACCGAATTGA
- a CDS encoding TIGR03564 family F420-dependent LLM class oxidoreductase, which produces MRVGLMVGSDKERPRADRLSGLLEDGRIAEDDGFASFWIPQVPGYLDAMTAVALLGHVTDRIELGTAVVPLQTRHPLILAQQALTTQVACAGRFTLGVGPSHHWIISDQLGLPYEKPARLVRDYLDVLDAAFAGPGAVAVDNDSYRVHSPVDVTDAFEMNVLIAALGPTMLRIAGERTGGTILWMADERAIGDYVVPRITEAAASAGRTGTRVVAGVPVALCSDGDVADARAYASEVLGHADFSPNYVRLLEHGDADDVGDTMAAGDESRVLARLRRYRDAGVTDLAVRVVPLGDDAAQRRASRRRTQSFVASLVTEFAAG; this is translated from the coding sequence ATGCGCGTCGGGCTGATGGTCGGCTCGGACAAGGAACGCCCGCGGGCGGACCGACTGAGCGGCCTTCTGGAGGACGGCCGGATCGCCGAAGACGATGGCTTCGCGTCGTTCTGGATCCCGCAGGTGCCGGGCTACCTCGATGCGATGACGGCGGTCGCACTGCTCGGGCATGTCACCGACCGCATCGAGCTCGGGACGGCCGTCGTTCCTCTGCAGACCCGTCACCCGCTGATTCTCGCCCAGCAGGCGTTGACCACCCAGGTCGCGTGCGCTGGGAGGTTCACGCTCGGCGTCGGTCCGTCCCACCACTGGATCATCTCGGACCAACTCGGACTCCCCTATGAGAAGCCGGCGCGGCTCGTGCGCGACTACCTCGACGTGCTCGACGCGGCGTTCGCCGGTCCCGGCGCGGTGGCCGTCGACAACGACAGCTACCGCGTGCACAGCCCGGTCGACGTCACCGATGCGTTCGAGATGAATGTGCTCATCGCCGCACTCGGGCCGACGATGCTGCGGATCGCCGGTGAGCGCACCGGCGGCACGATCCTCTGGATGGCCGACGAACGCGCCATCGGCGACTACGTCGTCCCTCGTATCACCGAGGCAGCCGCATCCGCGGGGCGGACCGGAACCCGCGTCGTGGCAGGCGTTCCCGTTGCGCTCTGCTCGGACGGCGACGTCGCTGACGCCCGCGCCTACGCCAGCGAAGTACTCGGGCACGCTGACTTCTCACCGAACTACGTCCGGCTGCTCGAACATGGTGACGCCGACGATGTCGGCGACACCATGGCCGCCGGTGACGAGTCGAGGGTGCTTGCGCGCCTCCGCCGTTACCGCGATGCCGGTGTCACCGATCTGGCGGTCCGCGTGGTACCGCTCGGTGACGATGCCGCCCAACGGAGAGCATCGCGCCGACGCACTCAGTCCTTCGTCGCGTCGCTGGTCACGGAGTTCGCAGCTGGCTAG
- a CDS encoding TetR/AcrR family transcriptional regulator, with product MSKNSSIVTADGGQRRASFQRARSTETKRSLVQAAMALWRTNGYAKTTVADICRAAGVSRALFYFYFQAKEDVLFEVGLLSTRAAQKTMHQELAGDYDVRNVIVKALRSLERSMARNPRDLVVETILEGYRQEQRILTGDRPDDADADMFGELFAKAKVDGKLAAHVDVPHLSRLAQMHVSEGVRHWALAGYGMRSFADVVARDIGALITGFNQQT from the coding sequence GTGTCGAAGAACAGCTCCATAGTCACCGCTGACGGTGGTCAGCGGAGAGCATCGTTCCAGCGGGCGAGGTCAACCGAGACCAAGCGGTCGCTGGTCCAGGCGGCGATGGCGCTGTGGCGCACGAACGGTTATGCGAAGACGACGGTTGCCGACATCTGCCGGGCTGCGGGGGTCTCCCGGGCGCTGTTCTACTTCTACTTCCAGGCCAAGGAAGACGTACTGTTCGAGGTGGGCCTCCTGTCCACCCGCGCAGCGCAGAAGACCATGCATCAGGAACTGGCTGGCGATTACGACGTGCGCAACGTCATCGTCAAGGCCCTACGCAGCCTGGAACGTTCGATGGCGCGCAACCCGCGCGACCTCGTCGTCGAGACCATCCTCGAGGGCTATCGCCAAGAGCAGCGCATCCTCACCGGCGACCGTCCCGACGACGCCGACGCCGACATGTTCGGCGAGCTGTTCGCCAAGGCGAAGGTCGACGGCAAACTCGCTGCCCACGTTGACGTTCCGCACTTGTCGAGACTGGCTCAGATGCACGTCAGCGAGGGCGTGCGGCACTGGGCGCTCGCCGGATACGGCATGCGATCCTTCGCCGACGTGGTGGCCCGCGACATCGGCGCGTTGATCACCGGATTCAACCAGCAGACCTGA
- a CDS encoding acyl-CoA dehydrogenase family protein: MAWDFQTDPEYQKELDWVDAFVRDEIEPLDLAFPHLQFNPPDDNRRKVIGPLKEEVRRRGLWATHLGPELGGQGYGQLKLALLNEILGRSQWAPIIFGCQAPDTGNAEIIAHYGTDEQKAKYLRPLLDGELFSCYSMTEPHAGADPTLFTTQAVRDGDDWVINGWKFFSSNAKTASFLIVMVVTNPEVSAYQGMSMFLVPTDTPGVKIVRNFGLHGEREGEGSHALIHYDNVRVPAEALLGGEGQAFVIAQTRLGGGRIHHAMRTIGMARSALDMMCERALSRETHGSRLSDKQFVQGYIADSYAQLLQFRLMVLYTAWEIDKYNDYKKVRKDIAAVKVVMPTVLHDIAWRAMQVHGALGVTDDVPFMSMVTGAAVMGLADGPTEVHKATVAKQVLRDYQPSDDVWPTQWIPRKREAAQQKFAEYIEHEVGNL, from the coding sequence ATGGCGTGGGATTTCCAAACCGACCCGGAGTATCAGAAGGAACTCGACTGGGTCGACGCGTTCGTCCGTGACGAGATCGAGCCGCTCGACCTTGCCTTCCCCCATCTGCAGTTCAACCCGCCTGACGACAATCGCCGCAAGGTGATCGGCCCGCTGAAGGAGGAGGTCAGGCGACGTGGCCTGTGGGCGACGCACCTCGGACCCGAGCTGGGCGGGCAGGGCTACGGACAGCTCAAGCTGGCCCTACTCAACGAGATCCTCGGCCGATCCCAGTGGGCGCCGATCATCTTCGGTTGTCAGGCGCCCGACACCGGCAACGCCGAAATCATTGCCCACTACGGCACCGACGAGCAGAAGGCGAAGTACTTGAGGCCGCTGCTCGACGGCGAGCTGTTCTCCTGCTATTCGATGACCGAACCGCACGCGGGCGCGGATCCGACGCTGTTCACCACGCAGGCGGTGCGCGACGGCGACGACTGGGTGATCAACGGTTGGAAGTTCTTCTCCTCCAATGCGAAGACCGCGTCGTTTCTGATCGTGATGGTGGTGACGAACCCGGAAGTCAGCGCTTATCAAGGCATGTCGATGTTCCTGGTACCGACCGACACCCCAGGCGTGAAGATCGTCCGCAATTTCGGCCTGCACGGGGAGCGGGAAGGCGAGGGCTCGCACGCGCTTATCCACTACGACAATGTGCGCGTGCCGGCGGAGGCACTGCTCGGCGGGGAAGGACAGGCGTTCGTCATCGCGCAGACCCGTCTCGGCGGTGGACGCATCCACCACGCGATGCGAACGATCGGGATGGCGCGCAGTGCGCTGGACATGATGTGCGAACGCGCGCTGAGTCGAGAAACGCACGGGAGCCGACTGTCCGACAAGCAGTTCGTGCAGGGCTACATCGCCGATTCCTACGCCCAACTGCTCCAGTTCCGGTTGATGGTGCTCTACACCGCGTGGGAGATCGATAAGTACAACGACTACAAAAAGGTCCGCAAGGACATCGCCGCCGTCAAGGTGGTGATGCCGACCGTGCTGCACGACATCGCATGGCGGGCAATGCAAGTACACGGGGCGCTCGGTGTCACAGACGATGTGCCGTTCATGTCGATGGTGACCGGTGCGGCGGTGATGGGGCTTGCCGACGGCCCGACCGAGGTGCACAAGGCGACGGTCGCCAAGCAGGTGCTGCGCGATTATCAGCCCAGCGACGACGTGTGGCCGACGCAGTGGATACCGCGCAAACGCGAGGCGGCTCAGCAGAAGTTCGCCGAATACATCGAGCACGAGGTGGGCAATCTGTGA
- a CDS encoding phosphotransferase family protein, giving the protein MDGEGMPGKGEPLEAEFLSGGTQNVIHRIRRGEHDCVLRMPPPEAPPDRDKGILREWRIIEALDGTDVPHTAAVGVCADASILGRPFYLMGFVDGWSPMDLDQRRWPEPFDSDMAARGQLAYQLAEGIALLSKVDWKARGLQDLGRPDGFHERQVDRWIGFFERIKGREIDGLDTATEWLRSHRPLDFVPGLMHGDYQFANVMYRHGAPAQLAAIVDWEMGTVGDPKLDLGWMVQSWPEHTDASSAMSYVDMRGMPSRTEVVDHYAKVSGRQVDDLDYYLVLAKWKLAIVLEQGFQRAGDNEKLLAYGPVIVDLMRSAADLAESSDYR; this is encoded by the coding sequence ATGGACGGCGAAGGGATGCCGGGGAAGGGTGAGCCCTTGGAGGCCGAGTTCCTCTCCGGCGGAACGCAGAACGTCATCCACCGGATCCGCCGCGGCGAGCACGACTGCGTGCTCCGCATGCCGCCGCCGGAGGCCCCGCCCGACCGCGACAAGGGCATCCTGCGGGAGTGGCGGATCATCGAGGCGCTCGACGGGACGGACGTGCCGCACACCGCCGCGGTCGGCGTCTGCGCCGACGCTTCGATCCTCGGCAGACCGTTCTACCTGATGGGGTTCGTCGACGGCTGGTCACCGATGGACCTCGACCAGCGGCGCTGGCCGGAGCCGTTCGACAGCGACATGGCCGCACGCGGACAGCTGGCGTATCAACTCGCCGAGGGCATCGCGTTGTTGTCGAAGGTCGATTGGAAAGCCAGGGGCCTGCAGGATCTCGGCCGCCCTGACGGTTTTCACGAACGCCAGGTCGATCGGTGGATCGGCTTCTTCGAGCGGATTAAGGGCCGCGAGATCGATGGCCTCGACACGGCTACAGAATGGCTGCGCAGTCACCGGCCGCTCGACTTCGTCCCCGGCCTGATGCACGGTGACTACCAGTTCGCGAACGTGATGTACCGCCACGGCGCACCCGCGCAGCTGGCGGCGATCGTGGACTGGGAGATGGGCACCGTCGGCGACCCGAAGCTGGACCTCGGTTGGATGGTGCAGAGCTGGCCCGAACATACGGACGCGTCCTCAGCGATGAGCTACGTCGATATGCGCGGGATGCCCTCGCGCACAGAAGTGGTCGACCATTACGCCAAGGTGTCGGGCAGGCAGGTCGACGACCTCGACTACTACCTGGTGCTGGCGAAGTGGAAGCTTGCGATCGTGCTCGAACAGGGCTTCCAGCGCGCGGGCGACAACGAGAAGCTGCTGGCTTACGGCCCCGTGATCGTCGACCTGATGCGATCAGCCGCCGACCTCGCCGAATCCAGCGACTACAGGTGA
- a CDS encoding NADPH:quinone oxidoreductase family protein, whose product MTRAAVCPEYGPPEVVRITEQSSQALESGQVRVRVSAAAVNYPDVLLVANRYQISVPPPFVVGSEFAGVVIEVADEAGGFAVGDRVTGTQMFGAFAEEVAVATHILARVSDAIDDRTAAAFGVAHRTAYHALRSVARVRAGDAVVVLGAGGGVGLAAVQLAAALGADVTAVASSAEKLDAAGSYGARHLIDHRAGDLRASLREALPDGADAVIDPVGGDLSEPALRSLRRGGRFVTVGYASGVIPSIALNLILVKGVAVLGFQFQDVAPDEFARNEEELRDLLVTGTVAPHIGAVYPLAETSRALRHVADGKAVGKVLINLSSRG is encoded by the coding sequence GTGACCCGCGCTGCGGTCTGCCCGGAATACGGGCCACCGGAGGTGGTCCGGATCACCGAACAGAGCTCGCAGGCTCTCGAATCGGGACAGGTGCGGGTGAGGGTCTCCGCGGCGGCGGTGAACTACCCTGATGTTCTTCTCGTGGCCAATCGGTATCAGATCAGCGTGCCGCCACCGTTCGTCGTCGGAAGCGAGTTCGCTGGCGTCGTCATCGAAGTAGCCGATGAGGCAGGCGGTTTCGCCGTCGGCGATCGGGTGACCGGAACGCAGATGTTCGGTGCGTTCGCCGAAGAGGTCGCGGTGGCGACGCACATTCTGGCCCGTGTTTCCGACGCCATCGACGACCGCACTGCGGCGGCGTTCGGAGTGGCCCATCGGACCGCATATCACGCGCTGCGGTCTGTCGCGCGGGTGCGTGCGGGCGACGCCGTCGTCGTGCTCGGCGCAGGCGGTGGCGTCGGTCTCGCTGCCGTACAGCTGGCCGCTGCGCTGGGCGCCGACGTCACCGCCGTCGCGTCATCGGCCGAAAAGCTCGACGCGGCGGGCTCGTACGGAGCCCGCCACCTGATCGATCACCGAGCTGGTGACTTGCGCGCCTCGCTCCGGGAGGCGCTGCCCGACGGCGCGGACGCCGTCATCGACCCCGTCGGCGGCGACCTGTCGGAACCGGCGCTGCGGTCACTGCGCCGGGGCGGACGGTTCGTCACCGTCGGCTACGCGTCGGGCGTCATCCCCAGCATCGCGCTCAACCTGATCCTGGTGAAGGGCGTGGCCGTGCTCGGCTTCCAGTTCCAGGACGTCGCACCCGACGAGTTCGCGCGCAACGAGGAGGAGTTGCGCGATCTGCTCGTCACCGGCACAGTCGCACCGCACATCGGCGCGGTGTACCCGCTCGCCGAAACCTCACGAGCGCTGAGGCACGTCGCCGACGGGAAGGCCGTAGGCAAGGTTCTGATAAACCTCAGCTCGCGGGGATGA
- a CDS encoding TetR/AcrR family transcriptional regulator yields the protein MLGVAERLLARNGWRGTSLAQIAKEAGVSAAGLLHHFESKEQLLNAVLDARDEDDAIHADYQSGDLITEIKRVSQRFDRAPELVGTFTVLLVENIAPEAPLHDRLHKRYRAAIDILTGNIETGQRLGKYRPDCDAATKAVEILAFINGMETLWLLDPSIPLTEAFTGYAESLQAALAPRSST from the coding sequence ATCCTCGGCGTGGCCGAGCGGTTGCTCGCACGCAACGGCTGGCGCGGCACCTCCCTTGCCCAGATCGCCAAAGAGGCAGGGGTCAGCGCCGCCGGACTGCTGCACCACTTCGAGTCCAAGGAGCAACTGCTCAACGCCGTGCTCGACGCGCGCGACGAGGACGACGCGATCCACGCGGACTACCAGTCGGGCGATCTGATCACAGAAATCAAGCGGGTCTCCCAGCGCTTCGACCGGGCGCCTGAACTCGTCGGCACGTTCACGGTGCTGCTCGTCGAGAACATCGCGCCCGAGGCGCCGCTGCACGACCGGCTGCACAAGCGCTATCGCGCCGCCATCGACATCCTGACCGGAAACATCGAGACCGGTCAGCGGCTCGGCAAGTACCGCCCCGATTGTGACGCGGCCACCAAGGCCGTCGAGATTCTCGCCTTCATCAACGGAATGGAGACCCTATGGTTACTCGACCCCTCGATACCGCTCACCGAGGCGTTCACGGGATACGCGGAGTCGCTCCAAGCCGCTCTGGCGCCGCGGAGCTCGACATGA
- a CDS encoding thiolase family protein: MRKAVIVEAVRTPVGKRNGGLSEMHAADLSALVLTALVERAGIDPGIVDDVVWGCVSQVGDQSSNIGRYSVLAAGWPEHIPGTTVNRACGSSQQALDFAVQAVMSGQQDVVVAGGVEVMSRVPLGAARATGMPYGPKVIERYSDFSFNQGISAEMIAQKWGFSRTRLDEYSAQSHERAAAAQDGGAFETQMISVFTGGEPVVADEGVRRGTSVEKLAGLKPAFKEDGVIHAGNSSQISDGAAAVLVMAEDNALALGLTPIARYRAGAVTGADPILMLTGPIPATEKVLHKAGVGIDEIGVFEVNEAFAPVPLAWLEETGADEERLNPLGGAIALGHPLGASGAVLMTRMLNHMRDNGIRYGLQTMCEGGGTANATLVELMA; this comes from the coding sequence ATGCGTAAAGCGGTAATTGTCGAAGCGGTCCGGACGCCGGTTGGCAAGCGCAACGGCGGACTGTCCGAGATGCACGCCGCCGACTTGTCCGCGCTCGTGCTCACCGCGCTGGTGGAGCGGGCGGGCATCGACCCGGGAATCGTCGACGACGTCGTCTGGGGCTGCGTATCGCAGGTCGGCGACCAGTCCAGCAACATCGGCCGGTACTCGGTGCTCGCCGCGGGATGGCCCGAACACATCCCGGGCACCACCGTCAACCGCGCCTGCGGCTCGAGCCAGCAGGCGCTGGATTTCGCCGTGCAGGCGGTGATGTCGGGGCAGCAGGACGTCGTCGTGGCAGGCGGTGTCGAGGTGATGAGCCGGGTTCCGCTCGGCGCCGCCCGCGCCACCGGCATGCCCTACGGGCCCAAAGTAATCGAGCGTTACTCCGACTTCTCGTTCAATCAGGGCATCTCGGCCGAGATGATCGCGCAGAAGTGGGGGTTCTCCCGCACCAGGCTCGACGAGTACTCCGCGCAGTCGCACGAACGCGCGGCCGCCGCACAGGATGGCGGCGCCTTCGAGACCCAGATGATCTCCGTCTTCACCGGTGGCGAGCCCGTCGTCGCCGACGAAGGGGTGCGGCGCGGCACCAGCGTCGAGAAGCTCGCCGGGCTCAAGCCGGCGTTCAAGGAGGACGGCGTCATCCACGCGGGCAACTCGTCACAGATCTCCGACGGCGCCGCGGCGGTGCTGGTGATGGCCGAAGACAATGCGCTCGCGTTGGGGCTCACCCCGATCGCCCGGTACCGGGCGGGCGCGGTCACCGGAGCAGATCCGATCCTGATGTTGACCGGACCGATTCCGGCCACCGAGAAGGTGCTCCACAAGGCAGGCGTCGGCATCGACGAGATCGGCGTCTTCGAGGTGAACGAGGCGTTCGCGCCCGTGCCGCTGGCATGGCTCGAGGAGACGGGCGCGGACGAGGAGCGCCTCAACCCGCTCGGTGGCGCGATCGCGCTCGGACATCCGCTTGGCGCCTCGGGTGCGGTGCTGATGACCCGAATGCTCAACCACATGCGCGACAACGGGATTCGCTACGGGTTGCAGACGATGTGTGAAGGTGGCGGTACGGCCAACGCGACGCTCGTCGAGCTGATGGCCTGA
- a CDS encoding CaiB/BaiF CoA-transferase family protein, which yields MEQAVAAPMCTRVLADFGARVIKVENPAGGDFARDYDDVVNGPGGLAAHFVWCNRGKESVTLNLKSPAGMEVLHRLLAGADALVSNLAPGSPARLGVSAADLAERHPNVIPVEIDGYGPGGPISHKRAYDLLIQAEGGSCAVTGHPGMPAKPGPAMADFTTGLYAALSILALLYSRDRRAGSAPAVGLSLFDVLTDVMGYQLTYTQHSGIDQQPLGVGSPAVAPYGAFPTRDGQTVVLGTTNDREWQRVAREIIDRADLAEDPRFATNPGRCAHREILEEAIGAWCAEHDLAHIQKVADQAGIGNSRYNLPSEVVAHPQLSARNRWREVDTAKGPIQALLPPPVIDGYDPPMGAVPGLGQHTDAVLAELGYDRDDIAGLREQGAIGPAYRS from the coding sequence ATGGAACAGGCTGTCGCCGCACCGATGTGCACCCGGGTGCTCGCCGACTTCGGCGCCAGGGTGATCAAGGTGGAGAACCCCGCCGGGGGCGACTTCGCCCGCGACTACGACGACGTCGTCAACGGCCCCGGCGGACTTGCCGCCCACTTCGTCTGGTGCAACCGCGGCAAGGAATCGGTCACCCTGAACCTCAAATCGCCCGCCGGTATGGAGGTGCTGCACCGCCTGCTCGCCGGCGCGGATGCGTTGGTGTCGAATCTGGCGCCGGGATCGCCGGCGCGACTTGGCGTTTCGGCTGCAGACCTCGCCGAGCGGCACCCGAACGTGATTCCTGTCGAGATCGACGGCTACGGCCCCGGCGGGCCGATCTCGCACAAGCGCGCCTATGACCTGCTGATCCAGGCCGAGGGCGGATCGTGTGCCGTCACCGGACACCCCGGCATGCCCGCCAAGCCGGGACCTGCGATGGCCGACTTCACCACCGGCCTCTACGCGGCGCTGTCGATTCTCGCGCTGCTGTATTCGCGCGACCGCAGGGCTGGGTCTGCTCCCGCCGTCGGGTTGAGCCTTTTCGACGTGTTGACCGATGTGATGGGTTACCAGCTGACCTACACCCAGCACTCGGGGATCGACCAGCAGCCCCTTGGCGTCGGCTCACCCGCCGTGGCGCCGTACGGCGCCTTCCCTACCCGTGACGGGCAGACCGTGGTGCTCGGCACCACGAACGACCGGGAATGGCAGCGCGTCGCCAGGGAGATCATCGACCGGGCCGACCTCGCCGAGGACCCGCGCTTCGCCACCAACCCAGGCCGCTGTGCCCACCGCGAGATCCTCGAGGAGGCGATCGGCGCGTGGTGCGCCGAGCACGATCTCGCACACATCCAGAAGGTCGCCGACCAGGCGGGCATCGGCAACTCGCGTTACAACCTGCCCAGCGAGGTGGTCGCCCACCCGCAACTGAGCGCCCGCAACCGCTGGCGTGAGGTGGACACCGCCAAGGGGCCCATCCAGGCGCTGCTGCCGCCGCCCGTCATCGACGGATACGATCCGCCGATGGGGGCCGTGCCCGGGCTCGGCCAGCACACCGATGCGGTGCTGGCCGAACTCGGATACGACCGCGACGACATCGCCGGGCTGCGCGAGCAGGGCGCCATCGGCCCGGCCTATCGCTCGTAG
- a CDS encoding SDR family NAD(P)-dependent oxidoreductase has product MGYFDLTGRAALVTGAGAGGGIGAAVAAALAEAGAAVLVTDIDPDAASAVAQRIRIAGGKADSCALDVGDRAAADAAAQQAAGLGGGALHILVNNAGVTSPAMFPKLTDETFRLTFDVHVMGTFHCTQAALPFIPTDGTGRIINVTSAAGLTGTLGQVNYSAAKAGLIGFTKSLARELATKNIMVNALAPLAATPMTETIRTNEKFAANMMNRIPLKRWAGPDEVAGAFVFMASDAASYITGQVLPVDGGMVM; this is encoded by the coding sequence ATGGGCTACTTCGATCTGACCGGCCGCGCCGCGCTGGTCACCGGTGCGGGTGCCGGTGGAGGTATCGGGGCGGCCGTCGCGGCTGCTCTGGCCGAAGCGGGCGCGGCGGTACTGGTGACCGATATCGACCCCGACGCGGCTTCCGCTGTGGCGCAGCGTATCCGTATCGCGGGCGGCAAGGCCGATTCGTGTGCGCTCGACGTCGGTGACCGCGCCGCCGCAGACGCCGCGGCGCAGCAGGCCGCCGGGTTGGGCGGGGGAGCGCTGCACATACTCGTCAACAACGCGGGCGTCACGTCGCCCGCCATGTTTCCGAAGCTGACGGACGAAACGTTCCGGCTGACGTTCGACGTGCACGTCATGGGCACGTTTCACTGCACGCAGGCCGCGCTTCCGTTCATCCCGACCGACGGCACGGGCCGCATCATCAACGTGACATCGGCGGCCGGGCTCACCGGCACGCTCGGCCAGGTCAACTACTCCGCGGCCAAGGCGGGGTTGATCGGCTTCACCAAGTCGCTGGCGCGCGAACTCGCCACGAAGAACATCATGGTGAATGCCCTTGCGCCCCTTGCCGCCACGCCCATGACCGAGACCATTCGCACCAACGAGAAGTTCGCGGCCAACATGATGAACCGCATCCCGTTGAAGCGCTGGGCGGGGCCCGATGAGGTGGCGGGCGCGTTCGTGTTCATGGCGTCGGATGCCGCGTCCTACATCACCGGACAGGTGCTGCCGGTCGACGGCGGCATGGTCATGTGA
- a CDS encoding acyl-CoA dehydrogenase family protein, whose translation MSDGMSFQLSEDQELIRKSVAELAGKFDDHYWMEKDQAHEFPQEFYDAIAKGGWLGMTIPEEYGGHGLGITEATLLLEEVARSGAAMNGASAIHLTIFGMQPVVKHGSEELKKATLPRVVNGDLHVCFGVTEPGAGLDTSRITTFAKREGDHYRVNGRKVWISKALESEKILLLTRTTPYDDVKKKTDGMTLFLTDLDRDHVDVRPINKMGRNAVSSNEVFIDDLMVPVGDRVGEEGEGFKYILDGLNPERMLIAAEALGIGRVALEKAVKYGNERVVFNRPIGMNQGLQFPLADSLARLDAAELVLRKATWLYDNGKPCGREANTAKYLCADAGFAAADRALQLHGGMGYSEEYHVSRYFRESRLMKIAPVSQEMILNFLGEHVLGMPRSY comes from the coding sequence ATGTCGGACGGAATGAGTTTCCAGCTCAGCGAGGATCAGGAACTGATCCGGAAGTCGGTTGCCGAGTTGGCGGGCAAGTTCGACGACCACTACTGGATGGAGAAGGACCAGGCGCACGAATTCCCGCAGGAGTTCTATGACGCCATCGCCAAGGGCGGCTGGCTGGGCATGACGATCCCCGAGGAATACGGCGGCCACGGGCTTGGCATCACAGAGGCGACTCTGCTCCTCGAGGAGGTCGCACGCTCCGGCGCGGCGATGAACGGCGCAAGCGCCATCCACCTGACCATCTTCGGTATGCAGCCGGTCGTCAAACACGGATCCGAGGAGCTCAAGAAGGCGACGCTGCCGCGGGTCGTGAACGGCGACCTGCATGTCTGCTTCGGCGTCACCGAACCCGGTGCGGGCCTTGACACGTCGCGCATCACCACCTTCGCCAAGCGCGAAGGAGACCACTACCGCGTCAACGGCAGAAAGGTCTGGATCTCCAAGGCGCTGGAGTCAGAGAAGATCCTCCTACTGACCCGAACCACGCCCTACGACGACGTCAAGAAGAAGACCGACGGCATGACCCTGTTTCTCACCGATCTCGACCGCGATCACGTCGACGTCCGGCCGATCAACAAAATGGGCCGAAACGCAGTGAGCTCCAACGAGGTGTTCATCGACGATCTGATGGTGCCGGTCGGCGACCGGGTCGGGGAAGAGGGCGAGGGCTTCAAATACATCCTCGATGGACTGAACCCCGAGCGGATGCTGATCGCTGCCGAAGCGCTCGGAATCGGCAGGGTGGCGCTGGAAAAGGCCGTCAAGTACGGCAATGAGCGCGTGGTGTTCAACCGGCCGATCGGCATGAACCAGGGCCTGCAGTTCCCGCTCGCCGATTCACTGGCTCGACTCGACGCCGCCGAGCTCGTGCTGCGCAAGGCGACGTGGCTCTACGACAACGGCAAGCCGTGCGGCCGCGAGGCGAACACCGCCAAATACCTTTGCGCCGACGCCGGATTCGCTGCCGCCGACCGCGCGCTGCAGCTGCACGGAGGCATGGGTTACTCCGAGGAGTATCACGTGTCGCGCTATTTCCGCGAGTCGCGCCTGATGAAGATCGCACCGGTCAGCCAGGAGATGATCCTCAACTTCCTCGGCGAACACGTACTGGGAATGCCGAGGAGCTACTGA